The following are from one region of the Colius striatus isolate bColStr4 chromosome Z, bColStr4.1.hap1, whole genome shotgun sequence genome:
- the LOC133628897 gene encoding speriolin-like protein encodes MILRTERGDRHLCRAAFRNYEFLMRRLWALGYVPEVHLPAIEAFINTYGCLERSYWFPAEPNVAFLRHVVSQEVPPDLRPNAMVLLECLLQLAQEDGQPLFCY; translated from the coding sequence ATGATCCTCAGAACGGAGCGGGGAGATAGAcatctgtgcagggctgcattcCGGAACTATGAGTTTCTGATGAGGCgactgtgggcactgggctaCGTCCCCGAGGTGCACTTGCCCGCAATCGAGGCCTTCATCAACACCTACGGCTGCCTGGAGCGGTCGTACTGGTTCCCGGCCGAGCCAAACGTGGCCTTCCTGCGCCACGTGGTCAGCCAGGAGGTGCCGCCGGATCTGCGGCCCAACGCCATGGTGCTGCtcgagtgcctgctgcagctggcacaggaagaTGGGCAGCCCCTCTTCTGCTACTGA